One part of the Pristiophorus japonicus isolate sPriJap1 chromosome 21, sPriJap1.hap1, whole genome shotgun sequence genome encodes these proteins:
- the LOC139233802 gene encoding glucose-6-phosphatase catalytic subunit 1-like isoform X3 — protein MDTGMDLLHSSGVELVQYLQLNYKDSQSWLTFISFAADLRNTFFVFFPIWFHLCEAVGVKLIWVAVIGDWLNLIFKWILFGQRPYWWVHETSYYGNSSVPVLEQYPITCETGPGSPSGHAMGSAGVWYVMVTAFLASAFQNKQHCVQNRGLCLRSVLWIAFWLMQLCVCASRVFVATHFPHQVFLGVISGMVVAELFGRIKAIYNATLRQYLKITLFLFSFALGFYLLLKVLGVDLLWSLEKAQRWCARAEWIHIDSTPFASLVRNMGALFGLGLALNSPMYAESCKGKRGRQLSFRLGCIVASLTVLHLFDTVKPPTQREFLFYLLSFGKSAAVPLAAVAIVPYCVSQLATPREKKLL, from the exons ATGGACACGGGGATGGACCTGCTCCACAGCTCCGGGGTAGAACTGGTGCAGTATCTACAGCTGAACTACAAGGACTCCCAGAGCTGGCTCACTTTTATCTCTTTCGCTGCGGACCTGAGAAACACTTTCTTTGTTTTCTTTCCCATCTGGTTCCACCTGTGTGAGGCGGTGGGTGTCAAACTCATCTGGGTGGCCGTCATTGGAGACTGGCTTAACCTCATCTTTAAATG GATATTATTTGGCCAGAGACCTTACTGGTGGGTTCATGAAACCTCCTACTACGGCAACTCATCTGTTCCTGTGTTGGAGCAATACCCCATCACCTGTGAAACAGGGCCAG GAAGCCCCTCGGGCCACGCCATGGGATCAGCTGGGGTTTGGTATGTGATGGTGACTGCATTTCTGGCCAGCGCATTTCAGAATAAACAGCATTGTGTCCAAAACCG TGGAtt ATGTCTTCGTTCTGTACTTTGGATAGCATTCTGGCTGATGCAGCTCTGTGTCTGTGCATCCAGAGTATTTGTGGCCACCCACTTTCCTCATCAGGTCTTCCTGGGAGTCATTTCAG GAATGGTTGTGGCTGAACTGTTTGGTCGGATTAAGGCAATCTACAACGCAACCCTCAGGCAGTATCTGAAGATCACTCTCTTCCTGTTTTCCTTCGCTCTGGGCTTTTACCTGCTGCTGAAGGTGCTGGGAGTGGATCTGCTGTGGTCGCTGGAGAAAGCCCAGAGGTGGTGTGCCCGAGCAGAGTGGATCCATATCGACAGCACTCCCTTCGCTAGTTTGGTCAGGAACATGGGAGCCTTGTTTGGATTGGGATTAGCGCTCAACTCCCCCATGTACGCAGAAAGCTGCAAAGGAAAGAGGGGCCGGCAGCTCAGCTTCAGACTGGGTTGCATTGTAGCGTCATTGACCGTCCTGCACCTGTTTGACACGGTCAAGCCCCCGACACAGCGGGAATTCCTGTTTTATTTACTGTCCTTCGGTAAAAGTGCCGCAGTGCCTCTGGCCGCCGTGGCGATCGTCCCGTACTGTGTATCACAGCTTGCAACCCCACGGGAGAAAAAGCTTCTGTAG
- the LOC139233802 gene encoding glucose-6-phosphatase catalytic subunit 1-like isoform X4 has translation MDTGMDLLHSSGVELVQYLQLNYKDSQSWLTFISFAADLRNTFFVFFPIWFHLCEAVGVKLIWVAVIGDWLNLIFKWILFGQRPYWWVHETSYYGNSSVPVLEQYPITCETGPGSPSGHAMGSAGVWYVMVTAFLASAFQNKQHFTSGLCLRSVLWIAFWLMQLCVCASRVFVATHFPHQVFLGVISGMVVAELFGRIKAIYNATLRQYLKITLFLFSFALGFYLLLKVLGVDLLWSLEKAQRWCARAEWIHIDSTPFASLVRNMGALFGLGLALNSPMYAESCKGKRGRQLSFRLGCIVASLTVLHLFDTVKPPTQREFLFYLLSFGKSAAVPLAAVAIVPYCVSQLATPREKKLL, from the exons ATGGACACGGGGATGGACCTGCTCCACAGCTCCGGGGTAGAACTGGTGCAGTATCTACAGCTGAACTACAAGGACTCCCAGAGCTGGCTCACTTTTATCTCTTTCGCTGCGGACCTGAGAAACACTTTCTTTGTTTTCTTTCCCATCTGGTTCCACCTGTGTGAGGCGGTGGGTGTCAAACTCATCTGGGTGGCCGTCATTGGAGACTGGCTTAACCTCATCTTTAAATG GATATTATTTGGCCAGAGACCTTACTGGTGGGTTCATGAAACCTCCTACTACGGCAACTCATCTGTTCCTGTGTTGGAGCAATACCCCATCACCTGTGAAACAGGGCCAG GAAGCCCCTCGGGCCACGCCATGGGATCAGCTGGGGTTTGGTATGTGATGGTGACTGCATTTCTGGCCAGCGCATTTCAGAATAAACAGCATT TTACAAGTGGAtt ATGTCTTCGTTCTGTACTTTGGATAGCATTCTGGCTGATGCAGCTCTGTGTCTGTGCATCCAGAGTATTTGTGGCCACCCACTTTCCTCATCAGGTCTTCCTGGGAGTCATTTCAG GAATGGTTGTGGCTGAACTGTTTGGTCGGATTAAGGCAATCTACAACGCAACCCTCAGGCAGTATCTGAAGATCACTCTCTTCCTGTTTTCCTTCGCTCTGGGCTTTTACCTGCTGCTGAAGGTGCTGGGAGTGGATCTGCTGTGGTCGCTGGAGAAAGCCCAGAGGTGGTGTGCCCGAGCAGAGTGGATCCATATCGACAGCACTCCCTTCGCTAGTTTGGTCAGGAACATGGGAGCCTTGTTTGGATTGGGATTAGCGCTCAACTCCCCCATGTACGCAGAAAGCTGCAAAGGAAAGAGGGGCCGGCAGCTCAGCTTCAGACTGGGTTGCATTGTAGCGTCATTGACCGTCCTGCACCTGTTTGACACGGTCAAGCCCCCGACACAGCGGGAATTCCTGTTTTATTTACTGTCCTTCGGTAAAAGTGCCGCAGTGCCTCTGGCCGCCGTGGCGATCGTCCCGTACTGTGTATCACAGCTTGCAACCCCACGGGAGAAAAAGCTTCTGTAG
- the LOC139233802 gene encoding glucose-6-phosphatase catalytic subunit 1-like isoform X1 encodes MDTGMDLLHSSGVELVQYLQLNYKDSQSWLTFISFAADLRNTFFVFFPIWFHLCEAVGVKLIWVAVIGDWLNLIFKWILFGQRPYWWVHETSYYGNSSVPVLEQYPITCETGPGSPSGHAMGSAGVWYVMVTAFLASAFQNKQHCVQNRVALLCSRCLRSVLWIAFWLMQLCVCASRVFVATHFPHQVFLGVISGMVVAELFGRIKAIYNATLRQYLKITLFLFSFALGFYLLLKVLGVDLLWSLEKAQRWCARAEWIHIDSTPFASLVRNMGALFGLGLALNSPMYAESCKGKRGRQLSFRLGCIVASLTVLHLFDTVKPPTQREFLFYLLSFGKSAAVPLAAVAIVPYCVSQLATPREKKLL; translated from the exons ATGGACACGGGGATGGACCTGCTCCACAGCTCCGGGGTAGAACTGGTGCAGTATCTACAGCTGAACTACAAGGACTCCCAGAGCTGGCTCACTTTTATCTCTTTCGCTGCGGACCTGAGAAACACTTTCTTTGTTTTCTTTCCCATCTGGTTCCACCTGTGTGAGGCGGTGGGTGTCAAACTCATCTGGGTGGCCGTCATTGGAGACTGGCTTAACCTCATCTTTAAATG GATATTATTTGGCCAGAGACCTTACTGGTGGGTTCATGAAACCTCCTACTACGGCAACTCATCTGTTCCTGTGTTGGAGCAATACCCCATCACCTGTGAAACAGGGCCAG GAAGCCCCTCGGGCCACGCCATGGGATCAGCTGGGGTTTGGTATGTGATGGTGACTGCATTTCTGGCCAGCGCATTTCAGAATAAACAGCATTGTGTCCAAAACCG CGTTGCTTTGCTATGTTCCAGATGTCTTCGTTCTGTACTTTGGATAGCATTCTGGCTGATGCAGCTCTGTGTCTGTGCATCCAGAGTATTTGTGGCCACCCACTTTCCTCATCAGGTCTTCCTGGGAGTCATTTCAG GAATGGTTGTGGCTGAACTGTTTGGTCGGATTAAGGCAATCTACAACGCAACCCTCAGGCAGTATCTGAAGATCACTCTCTTCCTGTTTTCCTTCGCTCTGGGCTTTTACCTGCTGCTGAAGGTGCTGGGAGTGGATCTGCTGTGGTCGCTGGAGAAAGCCCAGAGGTGGTGTGCCCGAGCAGAGTGGATCCATATCGACAGCACTCCCTTCGCTAGTTTGGTCAGGAACATGGGAGCCTTGTTTGGATTGGGATTAGCGCTCAACTCCCCCATGTACGCAGAAAGCTGCAAAGGAAAGAGGGGCCGGCAGCTCAGCTTCAGACTGGGTTGCATTGTAGCGTCATTGACCGTCCTGCACCTGTTTGACACGGTCAAGCCCCCGACACAGCGGGAATTCCTGTTTTATTTACTGTCCTTCGGTAAAAGTGCCGCAGTGCCTCTGGCCGCCGTGGCGATCGTCCCGTACTGTGTATCACAGCTTGCAACCCCACGGGAGAAAAAGCTTCTGTAG
- the LOC139233802 gene encoding glucose-6-phosphatase catalytic subunit 1-like isoform X2: MQRMDTGMDLLHSSGVELVQYLQLNYKDSQSWLTFISFAADLRNTFFVFFPIWFHLCEAVGVKLIWVAVIGDWLNLIFKWILFGQRPYWWVHETSYYGNSSVPVLEQYPITCETGPGSPSGHAMGSAGVWYVMVTAFLASAFQNKQHCVQNRCLRSVLWIAFWLMQLCVCASRVFVATHFPHQVFLGVISGMVVAELFGRIKAIYNATLRQYLKITLFLFSFALGFYLLLKVLGVDLLWSLEKAQRWCARAEWIHIDSTPFASLVRNMGALFGLGLALNSPMYAESCKGKRGRQLSFRLGCIVASLTVLHLFDTVKPPTQREFLFYLLSFGKSAAVPLAAVAIVPYCVSQLATPREKKLL, translated from the exons ATGCAGAGAATGGACACGGGGATGGACCTGCTCCACAGCTCCGGGGTAGAACTGGTGCAGTATCTACAGCTGAACTACAAGGACTCCCAGAGCTGGCTCACTTTTATCTCTTTCGCTGCGGACCTGAGAAACACTTTCTTTGTTTTCTTTCCCATCTGGTTCCACCTGTGTGAGGCGGTGGGTGTCAAACTCATCTGGGTGGCCGTCATTGGAGACTGGCTTAACCTCATCTTTAAATG GATATTATTTGGCCAGAGACCTTACTGGTGGGTTCATGAAACCTCCTACTACGGCAACTCATCTGTTCCTGTGTTGGAGCAATACCCCATCACCTGTGAAACAGGGCCAG GAAGCCCCTCGGGCCACGCCATGGGATCAGCTGGGGTTTGGTATGTGATGGTGACTGCATTTCTGGCCAGCGCATTTCAGAATAAACAGCATTGTGTCCAAAACCG ATGTCTTCGTTCTGTACTTTGGATAGCATTCTGGCTGATGCAGCTCTGTGTCTGTGCATCCAGAGTATTTGTGGCCACCCACTTTCCTCATCAGGTCTTCCTGGGAGTCATTTCAG GAATGGTTGTGGCTGAACTGTTTGGTCGGATTAAGGCAATCTACAACGCAACCCTCAGGCAGTATCTGAAGATCACTCTCTTCCTGTTTTCCTTCGCTCTGGGCTTTTACCTGCTGCTGAAGGTGCTGGGAGTGGATCTGCTGTGGTCGCTGGAGAAAGCCCAGAGGTGGTGTGCCCGAGCAGAGTGGATCCATATCGACAGCACTCCCTTCGCTAGTTTGGTCAGGAACATGGGAGCCTTGTTTGGATTGGGATTAGCGCTCAACTCCCCCATGTACGCAGAAAGCTGCAAAGGAAAGAGGGGCCGGCAGCTCAGCTTCAGACTGGGTTGCATTGTAGCGTCATTGACCGTCCTGCACCTGTTTGACACGGTCAAGCCCCCGACACAGCGGGAATTCCTGTTTTATTTACTGTCCTTCGGTAAAAGTGCCGCAGTGCCTCTGGCCGCCGTGGCGATCGTCCCGTACTGTGTATCACAGCTTGCAACCCCACGGGAGAAAAAGCTTCTGTAG